From a region of the Nothobranchius furzeri strain GRZ-AD chromosome 12, NfurGRZ-RIMD1, whole genome shotgun sequence genome:
- the LOC107378932 gene encoding gastrula zinc finger protein XlCGF57.1 isoform X2: MEGEHLHLNKETDAARFQSFSQKTHLNKHTRIQTKQKHFACEHCGQRFNQKTDLTTHMSIHTGEKPFPCKLCGTRFSHKATLNSHMRVHTGEKPFACELCGTRFSQKTNLTTHMRVHTGDNPFPCELCGTRFSHKTTLNSHMSVHTGEKPFACELCGTRFSRKTNLTKHMKVHTGDKPFPCEHCGTRFSQKTHLNSHMRVHTGVKPFPCELCGTRFSQKKHLNSHMRVHTGDKPFPCELCGTRFSQKTTLNSHMRVHTGDKPFPCELCGMRFSQKIHLNTHMKVHTGEKPFPCELCGKKFSLKSTLNSHMRVHTGEKPFACELCVKRFSQKTNLNSHIRVHTGEKPFACELCVKRFSQKTNLNSHMRVHTGFSPVSSVEKIHPKDQFKRSQKSP; encoded by the coding sequence atggagggagagcatctccatttgaataaggagactgatgctgccaggtttcagtcctttagccaaaaaacacatttaaacaaacacacgagaatccagacaaagcagaaacattttgcctgtgagcactgtggacaaaggtttaaCCAAAAGACTGATTTAACCACACACATGAgcatccacacaggagagaagccctttccttgtaagctctgtggaacgagatttagccataaggcaactttaaacagtcacatgagagtccacacaggagagaagccttttgcttgtgagctctgtggaacgagatttagccaaaagacaaacttaaccacacacatgagagtccacacaggagataatccctttccttgtgagctctgtggaacgagatttagccataagacaactttaaacagtcacatgagcgtccacacaggagagaagccttttgcttgtgagctctgtggaacgagatttagccgaaagacaaacTTAACcaaacacatgaaagtccacacaggagataagccctttccttgtgagcactgtggaacgagatttagccaaaagacacatttaaacagtcacatgagagtccacacaggagttaagccctttccttgtgagctctgtggaacgagatttagccaaaagaaacatttaaacagtcacatgagagtccacacaggagataagccctttccttgtgagctctgtggaacgagattcagccaaaagacaactttaaacagtcacatgagagtccacacaggagataagccctttccttgtgagctctgtggaatgaGATTCAGCCAAAAGatacatttaaacacacacatgaaagtccacacaggagagaagccctttccttgtgagctttgtggaaagaaatttagcttaaagtcaactttaaacagtcacatgagagtccacactggggagaagcctttcgcctgtgagctctgtgtaaaaagatttagccaaaagacaaatttaaacagtcacataagagtccacactggggagaagcctttcgcctgtgagctctgtgtaaaaagatttagccaaaagacaaatttaaacagtcacatgagagtccacactggcttttcacctgtgagttcggtggaaaagattcacccaaaagatcagtttaaacggtcacagaagagtccataa